The Endozoicomonas sp. 4G DNA segment AGGGTAGCCGCTTCCAGGGACAGACCTACTTCTTCAGAAATAACAGTACCACCGGTCAGGATCGCGATGTCTTGCAGCATGGCTTTGCGACGATCACCGAAACCAGGTGCCTTAACCGCAGCAACCTTAACGATGCCACGCATGTTGTTTACCACCAGAGTGGCCAGCGCTTCGCCTTCAACATCTTCAGCGATGATCAGCAGAGGCTTGCCAGCTTTGGCTACGTTTTCCAGTACTGGCAGCAGATCGCGGATGTTGGAGATCTTTTTGTCAACCAGCAGGACGAACGGGGTTTCCAGTTCAGCAGACATGCTTTCCTGGTTGTTGATGAAGTAAGGAGACAGGTAGCCACGGTCGAACTGCATACCTTCTACTACGTCCAGTTCATTTTCCAGACCGGAACCTTCTTCAACGGTGATAACGCCTTCTTTGCCTACTTTCTCCATGGCTTCAGCGATAATCTGACCGACCAGCTCATCGGAGTTTGCGGAGATAGTACCGACCTGAGCGATGGACTTGCTGTCTTCGCAAGGCGTGGACATGGCTTTCAGCTGTTCAACAACCGCCGCTACTGCCTTGTCGATGCCACGCTTGAGGTCCATTGGGTTCATGCCGGCAGCAACGTACTTCAGACCTTCGTTGACAATGGACTGAGCCAGAACCGTTGCTGTAGTGGTACCGTCACCCGCCTGGTCGTTAGCCTGGGAAGCGACTTCCTTAACCAGCTGGGCACCCATGTTCTGGAATTTGTCAGACAGCTCGATTTCCTTGGCTACGGAAACACCATCTTTAGTGATGGTTGGAGCGCCGAAAGACTTTTCCAACAGAACGTTACGGCCTTTTGGGCCCAGGGTTGCCTTTACTGCGTCAGCCAGAATGTTGACGCCTTCCAGCATTTGTTTGCGAGCTTCGTCGCCGAACTTAACCTGCTTTGCTGCCATGATGGGTAATCCTTTGGAAATTTAAAACAGTTGTTATGAAATCGAAGTTCCGGGATCAGTCTTCCAGAACAGCGTAGATTTCGCTTTCGGATACGATGATCAGCTCTTCACCGTCAATCTTCACGGTATCGGAACCAGCGTACTTACCAAAGATCACTTTGTCGCCGACGCTCACGCCGACAGGACGCTTTTCACCATTGTCCAAAAATACGCCGTCACCGATAGCCACGACCACGCCCTGGTTTGGCTTTTCAGTAGCAGAACCTGGCAACACGATACCGCCAGCAGAGGTAGTGGTTTCTTCTTCACGACGAACGACCACGCGATCACGCAACGGACGGATTTTCATCGATGTATCTCTCCAACTGTTTATGCCGAAAAATCAGCAATCAACTCTTAACGGCCTGACTTGCATCGTCAGAACCGAACCCAATTATCGGTAGTTAAGTAAGTAGGGGTGGCTTTTGTCTTTTCAAGGGGGGGCTAAGATTTTTTTTCATCTTCCCGCTTGAACTCACCTTCGAAGGTCTGGTGAATTCCTCGCTGGCTGTCGACGTCCTCACGGTAGTATTCGCCCTCAAAGGTCTTGGATGACGATTGCCAGCGACCACTTTTGATCATTCGTCGCAACAACACTTTGCGCACCGGGGGAATAAGCAGAACCAGCCCGAAAAAGTCGGTGATAAAGCCGGGAATCATCAGGAACAGCCCACCGAGGGCCGTCATAAAACCGTCCAGCAATTCCAGCGCAGGCATTTCACCACGGGTCATTTTCTCACGGGCCTTAAGCATGGTACGAAAGCCCTGCCGGCGAATAATCGCCATACCCGCCACCATGCCCAGAATCACCAGGGCCAGTGTATTAAGAGCGCCAATGTAGCTCCCTACCTTGATCAGCACGACCAGTTCCAGGGCGGGGAGCAGTAAGAAAATCCAAAAAGGGAAGCGCATAGAAGGCTCCATAGACAAGGGTACTTCTTAATATGGTGTTAGTTGCGGAAACTTCAAGGCCAGGAGCCTGCCTCCACCCTGCACGCAAAATCAGAGCCATATTCGACACACCATAAAAAAACAGGAGCCACTGGACTCCTGTTCTACTAAAAAGCTAGCGCTTAAAATCAGCTCTGCTGCTCTCTCACACGCTCAACTTCTTTCATGCTCAGTTTGATACGACCACGGGAGTCTATATCCAGCACCACAACATCAACAGTCTGGCCAACTTTCAGGTAGTCAGTCACATTTTCAACACGCTCATTAACGATTTGAGAAATGTGCACAAGGCCGTCTTTACCCGGCAGTACGCTGACGAACGCCCCGAAGTCCAGGATCCGGGTCACTTCACCGGTGTAGATTTTGCCAATCTCGGCTTCAGCGGTGATACCGTAAACCATATCGTGGGCAGCCTTGGCTTTCTCACTGTTCTCAGCAAAGATCTGAACCATACCGTTGTCGTCAATATCAACAGACGCACCGGTTTTATCGCAGATGCTGCGAATGGTAGAGCCCCCTTTACCGATCACGTCACGAATCTTGTCTGGATCAATTTTCAGTGACATGGTCATGGGCGCATTCGGGTTCAGTTCCGTGCGGGCAGTACTGATCACTTTGTTCATCTCACCCAGGATGTGCAGGCGGGCGTGCATCGCCTGCTCCAGGGCAATCTCCATGATCTCTTCAGTAATACCGGCAATCTTGATATCCATCTGCAGGGCAGTGATACCTTCGGATGTACCCGCTACTTTAAAGTCCATGTCACCCAGATGATCTTCATCACCCAGAATGTCGGTCAGAACGGCGAACTGTTCACCTTCTTTCACCAGACCCATGGCAATACCGGCGACAGGTGCTTTCAGAGGCACACCGGCATCCATCAGGGCAAGTGAAGAACCACAAACCGAAGCCATGGAGCTGGAACCGTTGGATTCAGTGATCTCGGAAACCACACGGATGGTATATGGAAATTCTTCCTGAGTAGGCAGAACCGCCTGCACACCACGACGGGCAAGACGACCATGACCAATTTCACGACGACCCGGTGCTCCCATACGACCACACTCGCCTACAGAGTAAGAAGGGAAGTTGTAGTGCAGCATGAATGGATCTTTGACTTCACCTTCCAGGTTGTCAACGATCTGAGCGTCGCGAGTGGTACCCAGAGTGGTGGTGACAATAGCCTGGGTTTCACCACGGGTGAACAGGGAAGAGCCATGAGTCTTCTGTAAAACGCCGATTTCAACACCAATGTTACGAACCGTCTTGGTGTCACGACCGTCTATACGAGGCATACCGTTGAGAATATTGCCGCGTACAACGTTTTTCTCCAGCTTGCCGAAGGCTTTTTCAACGTCAGAAGTATTGAATGGGCTGTCTTCACCAGCTACCGCTGCCAGCACTTCCTGACGCAGTGCTTTAACGGCAGCAGTACGATCCTGCTTGATGGTGATCTGGTAAGCTTCACGCATGCTGCCTTCAAAAGCCGCCAGCCTTTCTTTCAGCTCGATGTTTTCAGCTGGCGCTTCCCACTCCCAGCGAGCCTTACCAGCTTCTGCCGCCAGCTCCTGAACAGCCTGAATGACGGACTGGTATTCCTGATGAGCAAACAAAACCGCTCCCAGCATCTCGTCTTCTGTCAGCTCCTGGGCTTCAGATTCAACCATTAGAACAGCGTCGTTGGTACCCGCTACCACCATGTCCAGCTCAGAAGTCTTCAGTTCTTCATAGCTTGGGTTCAGCAGATACCCTTTCTCTTCGTTGAAACCGACACGAGCAGCACCGATTGGACCATCAAAAGGAATGCCGGAGATGGCCAAAGCGGCAGAGGTAGCAACCATGGCCAGAATGTCCGGATCGTTCTTCTTGTCGGTCGACATAACAGTACAGACAACCTGTACTTCGTTCATGAAACCTTTAGGGAACAGAGGACGGATAGGACGGTCAATCAAGCGGGAAGTCAGGGTTTCTTTCTCGCTTGGGCGGGATTCGCGTTTCAGGAAACCACCGGGAATTTTACCGGCAGCGTAGGTTTTTTCCTGATAGTGAACAGAAAGCGGGAAGAAATCCTGACCTTCATTCGCCTGTCTGGCACCGACAACCGTCGCCAGAATAGCAATATCACCCATCTTGGCCAGGACGGCACCTGAAGCCTGACGAGCGACACGACCGGTTTCCAGAGTGATGGTCTGGTCACCGAATTGAAATGTTTTAATTACCGGATTCACAACGTTTTCCTATTAAGTGTGAATAAACCAATACAGTACCCGGTCATAGTGGTGTGACAGATGCAATTCAAAACCTTCTGGATAATCTACAGACCCTGCCTACCCAGACAGACTTGGAATTGCACCCTCTACTGACAACCAGAGTGCTGACGTGTAAGTACCTAACCAGATACTCGAGAGGGGGAATAATCCCGCTCTTTAAAACTGAAAAAACAATGTCGTTTTTATGGTTGTTTTGACCATAAGAAAAAATTCAAACTTTATTATACACTCAATTGCAATAAAGATTTCAGGGTTTAACAGCAACACCCTGCTGCTTTTTCTCATGACCAACAACGCAAAACACCGCCTGCCTCACAAAGGAAGCCGGCGGTGCTTTAACTGCACAGAAATGCATTTACAAGACCATAGCCGTTCAATGCATTCTGCCTGACCCCAAGTTGAACATAACCGTACAACTCAAAGTTTGCTGCTGTGTCTAAGTCGATAACGTTAAAGCTATCAGCGACGCAGACCCAGACGCTCAATCAGGGAACGGTAACGCTCAACGTCTTTGCCTTTCAGGTAGTTCAGCATGTTACGACGCTGATTTACCATACGAATCAGACCACGACGGGAGTGGTGATCCTTGTGGTTGGCCTTGAAGTGACCCTGCAAACCTTCGATGTTTGCAGTCAGCAGAGCAACCTGAACTTCAGGGCTACCGCTGTCGCCTTCAGTGCGACCGAATTCCTTGATGATTTCTGCTTTCTTTTTAGCAGTCAAAGCCATTGCTTGATACTCCAGTTAATATGCATTAATAAGCAGGCACGACCGTGCATATTTACAGCCAGCCATTCTATCGTGACAGCATCTGCTGCCAACCAAGTGGCGCATTCTAACACCAACTTCCAGCCGGAAGCCAGCCTGTTGGAGCCAGCGCACTGGAAACAGAAAGTCTGCCTCAGTTTCCAGAGCTGATCAGTCGCCTGGGAGCAACACGACCGTCTTCATCAATCTCGCCAATGCCCAGGAATCGAAGCACTTCCTGCCCTTCAACCTCTTCCTGGCCATAGATACGGACATGACCACTGGTAGGCGCCTGGGGCACCTGAACCGGCTGCCCTTGACTGATGTAATAGCTGCTGGCGGCCCCCAGACGAATCTGAGGCCAGTCACTCACGGAAGTATCCAGTGGCAGCAGCAGCTCATCCAGAGCCTTATGACCACCGCCATCACGAATCTCTTCGAGCTCTTCCAAACTATGAGACTGGTGTTCAGTATATGGGCCCGCCTTGATTCTGTGGAGCTCAGCAACGTGTCCCAGACACCCCAGAGCCGCACCAATATCTTCAGCCAGGGTACGGATGTAAGTACCCTTGGAGCAATCCACCTCAAGAATCAGGTTGTCCCCTTCAAAATCCAGCAGCTCAAGACGGTAGATAGTGATTCGACGAGTCGGACGCTCTACGACAATGCCTTGACGAGCCAGCTTATAGAGAGGCTCACCGTTGTATTTCAACGCTGAATACATGCTGGGAACCTGATCAACCTCGCCACGGAAACGATCGAGGATAGCCTCGACATCCGAACGGGTAACGGTTACCGGACGCTGCTCGACTATTTCACCTTCACGGTCACCGGTCTCCGTCTGGATACCCAGCTTGACTTCCGTTCTATAGGACTTGTCCGACTCCAGCAGATACTGTGAAAACTTGGTAGCCTCGCCCAGACAAACCGGCAAAACACCCGTGGCCAGAGGATCAAGACTCCCGGTATGACCAGCCTTGGCAGCACCATAAAGCCGCTTTACACGTTGCAGAACATCGTTGGAACTGGCGCCTTTGGGCTTATTCACAACCACAATACCGTCGACCCTGCGGCCACGGCTACGTCTGCGCTTAGACATCCATTACTCCTTGGACTCATCCTGATGATCACTGTCACCAGAACGAGCTTTTGCAATCAGCTCATTCATATACGCACCCCGTCGCAGACTGTTGTCATAACGGAAACGCAACTGGGGAATGGTACGCAACTTGATGGAACGGGCCAGCTGGCTGCGCAGGAATCCG contains these protein-coding regions:
- the groL gene encoding chaperonin GroEL (60 kDa chaperone family; promotes refolding of misfolded polypeptides especially under stressful conditions; forms two stacked rings of heptamers to form a barrel-shaped 14mer; ends can be capped by GroES; misfolded proteins enter the barrel where they are refolded when GroES binds) produces the protein MAAKQVKFGDEARKQMLEGVNILADAVKATLGPKGRNVLLEKSFGAPTITKDGVSVAKEIELSDKFQNMGAQLVKEVASQANDQAGDGTTTATVLAQSIVNEGLKYVAAGMNPMDLKRGIDKAVAAVVEQLKAMSTPCEDSKSIAQVGTISANSDELVGQIIAEAMEKVGKEGVITVEEGSGLENELDVVEGMQFDRGYLSPYFINNQESMSAELETPFVLLVDKKISNIRDLLPVLENVAKAGKPLLIIAEDVEGEALATLVVNNMRGIVKVAAVKAPGFGDRRKAMLQDIAILTGGTVISEEVGLSLEAATLEDLGSAKRIAITKEDTTIVDGAGNQKDIVARVEQIRAEIENSTSDYDKEKLQERVAKLAGGVAVVKVGAATEVEMKEKKARVEDALHATRAAVEEGVVAGGGVALVRALSKISVETANAEQKAGVELILRALEGPIRQIASNSGDEASVVVDKVKSGEGNFGYNAATGEYGDMIEMGILDPAKVTRSALQAAASVAGLMITTEAMVADEPAEAAAPAMPDMGGMGGMGGMGGMM
- a CDS encoding co-chaperone GroES, whose product is MKIRPLRDRVVVRREEETTTSAGGIVLPGSATEKPNQGVVVAIGDGVFLDNGEKRPVGVSVGDKVIFGKYAGSDTVKIDGEELIIVSESEIYAVLED
- a CDS encoding FxsA family protein, which produces MRFPFWIFLLLPALELVVLIKVGSYIGALNTLALVILGMVAGMAIIRRQGFRTMLKAREKMTRGEMPALELLDGFMTALGGLFLMIPGFITDFFGLVLLIPPVRKVLLRRMIKSGRWQSSSKTFEGEYYREDVDSQRGIHQTFEGEFKREDEKKS
- the pnp gene encoding polyribonucleotide nucleotidyltransferase, whose translation is MNPVIKTFQFGDQTITLETGRVARQASGAVLAKMGDIAILATVVGARQANEGQDFFPLSVHYQEKTYAAGKIPGGFLKRESRPSEKETLTSRLIDRPIRPLFPKGFMNEVQVVCTVMSTDKKNDPDILAMVATSAALAISGIPFDGPIGAARVGFNEEKGYLLNPSYEELKTSELDMVVAGTNDAVLMVESEAQELTEDEMLGAVLFAHQEYQSVIQAVQELAAEAGKARWEWEAPAENIELKERLAAFEGSMREAYQITIKQDRTAAVKALRQEVLAAVAGEDSPFNTSDVEKAFGKLEKNVVRGNILNGMPRIDGRDTKTVRNIGVEIGVLQKTHGSSLFTRGETQAIVTTTLGTTRDAQIVDNLEGEVKDPFMLHYNFPSYSVGECGRMGAPGRREIGHGRLARRGVQAVLPTQEEFPYTIRVVSEITESNGSSSMASVCGSSLALMDAGVPLKAPVAGIAMGLVKEGEQFAVLTDILGDEDHLGDMDFKVAGTSEGITALQMDIKIAGITEEIMEIALEQAMHARLHILGEMNKVISTARTELNPNAPMTMSLKIDPDKIRDVIGKGGSTIRSICDKTGASVDIDDNGMVQIFAENSEKAKAAHDMVYGITAEAEIGKIYTGEVTRILDFGAFVSVLPGKDGLVHISQIVNERVENVTDYLKVGQTVDVVVLDIDSRGRIKLSMKEVERVREQQS
- the rpsO gene encoding 30S ribosomal protein S15 translates to MALTAKKKAEIIKEFGRTEGDSGSPEVQVALLTANIEGLQGHFKANHKDHHSRRGLIRMVNQRRNMLNYLKGKDVERYRSLIERLGLRR
- the truB gene encoding tRNA pseudouridine(55) synthase TruB; the protein is MSKRRRSRGRRVDGIVVVNKPKGASSNDVLQRVKRLYGAAKAGHTGSLDPLATGVLPVCLGEATKFSQYLLESDKSYRTEVKLGIQTETGDREGEIVEQRPVTVTRSDVEAILDRFRGEVDQVPSMYSALKYNGEPLYKLARQGIVVERPTRRITIYRLELLDFEGDNLILEVDCSKGTYIRTLAEDIGAALGCLGHVAELHRIKAGPYTEHQSHSLEELEEIRDGGGHKALDELLLPLDTSVSDWPQIRLGAASSYYISQGQPVQVPQAPTSGHVRIYGQEEVEGQEVLRFLGIGEIDEDGRVAPRRLISSGN